From the genome of Treponema peruense:
AATAGTTTGTTTCTTTTAAGGGAGACTTCTCAAGAAACACGCGGAATATGCCGATAAACAAAACTAGAGAACCGTCAAAAAAACTCTTGCATTCTTTTACAGAGGACGTTTCGCGTACTTTTCTACAATTTTAAGGGGAAAATATGAGCGATATTTCAGAACAGAACAAAAACCTGGCAGACAGCGAGCTTGATGAATACGGCGTTTGGGTAAAAAACCAGCCGCAGACGGCTCCGGAAGAAGAAATTCCTATTTCGGATGATGAAGAAAAACTCGACAGCGCCCTCCCCGACTTTTCGTTTCTGGACAATCTTGACACCAGTGAACCCCCTGTCAAAGCAGAAGACGCACCCGACGGAGAGATTTCACTGGATGAATTCATTACGGACGGTTTCAGCGACGGTTCGGCAGAAGACAAGCCTGCAGAAGAAATTACACAGGCTGCAGAAAGCGAAAAACCGCAGGAAAGTGTACCGGTAGCAGAAAAAAAAGAAGATGAACTTCCCGACGGAGAAATCGATTTGGACAGTTTTATGGGCAGTTCTGACAGTCCGGCAGGTGACTCTTCAAAGGAAAGCCACAGTTCAGGAACACAGGATGTGGATCTTTCTGAATTCGGACTGGACGGAGACATTCCCCTTGACGCATTTATGGATATGCCGTCCGAAAGCGCACCTGAAAAAAATGATACTGTAGAAGATTCAGAACCGCTTGACATAGACCTTTCGTTCAGCGATGAACCTGCTGCACAAACCGAAGAAGACGCACAGGAAGAAACTGTTTTTGATGACTTTGCCGGAACAGAACTTGCCGGACAGACAAAAGATTCCCCCAAAGAAGAAGAAACAGAAGATTTTGACGCTCTGTTTGACAGCATTGTAGACGAAACCCCTGAACAGAAAGAAAGTGTTCCGGTTGTTCCCGAAGCTTCATCTGATTTTTCAGACGACACACAGACCGTTGACCTTTCTGAATTCGGTTTGGATGACGACGATTCCAACCAGAATCCTGTTCTTGGAAATGAAAAAGAAAAAGTTTCGGAAGGCCCCGTTGACTACGTTATGAATGTTGACACAGATGATTCTGACGGAACAGAAAAAGATACACAGAGCGCAGCGGCTTCTGTAGAAACAGATGACGAAGATGATAATGTCATAATAGAAATGGATGAAACTGCAAAACCTGCCGGTGACAAAAAGAATGACGAAGATTTTGGTGCACCTGACAACGATTTTGATATAGATTCAATTTTGAACAGCGTACAGGATGAAGGCGGAAACACAGTTGACCTTTCTTCTGCCGCAGATACTTCTTCAAAAACAGAAGATGCACCCGAAGATAAATTTGCGCTTTCTGCAGAAGAAACGGCTGTAAGCGCAGATGACTTTACCCTTCCTGTAGAAGAGCCTGCTGCCGGTGCAGATGAATTCGCACTTCCAGAACCAGACTCTGATTCAACAGAGAAAGAGCCAGCTGTAAGCAAAGACGAACTGGCAATTCCCGAAGAACCTGCTGTAGTAGAAGATAACTTTACCCTTCCCGAAGAAGAAACTTCTGTTAACGAAGATGAAATTGTTCTCCCGAAAGAAGAAAATTCCGCCGGTGAAGAAGAAAGTGAAGTAACTGAGGAAGAGCCTGTACTTGACGAAGAAGACAATGCATTCAAAATAGACGACTTTGCCCCTGGCGAAAAAGAAAATGCCCTTAAAGATGAAGATACCGCTTCTGGAAACGAATCTGTGGACATTGACGACTTTATGAACGGCGAAGGATTTACCGACGGCGGATTCGGTGTGACAGGACCTTATGACGAAGAAGGAAACCAAATTCACCCTATTCCGACTGATGATGACGAAGAAGATGTTGCGGCTGAAGATTCAGATGAACCACAGCTGGCTGATGCTTCGGTACTGGCAGAAGAGTATGAAATAACCGCAGATGATACGGCTGTTGCTAAAGAAAATGCAGAATCTGCTGTTGAAGAATCTGAAGAAACTCCTGCAGAAGAAAGTGCAGAATCTACAGAAAATACAAAATATTCCGTAGAAGAAAATGATTCTGAAACCCAGGAAACAGTACCGGAAGAAACTTACAGCGTATTTGAAAAGAAAGAAGATGATGTCACGGAGGACAAATTGAATACAATGGAACCGGTAGAAGATATAAGCGGTGCAGCTATTCTCAAGCAGATTTCAGCAGAGCTTGCAAACCTCAGAAACGAAATAAGTTCACTGAAAACAGAATTTGAAGACTTGAAGAAAAATCCCCCGAAGACAGAAGTTGCTGAAGTTGAGCAGCCAGTCGGCACAGAAACTGCTGTTCCCGAAGAAAATGCAGAGCAGGTTGCAGAAGTTTCAGACACGGTCAGTAGCGATGGAGGATTCTTCAGCGAAAGTGATGAGGATGATACAATAGCCCTGAGCGGTGATGAACTGAACAACATTCTTACAAGTGCACAGTTTACCGCAGAAAACATAGAGCCGCAGAATCCGGACCTGGATGAACCGGTGGACTTTGGCGGTAAAGAGCTTGAGGAACCTGTTTTTGACGAAACTGAAACCGAGCAGGAAGAAACAGAAGAAAATATTCCTGACGAAATAAGCGTTCCAAAGGCAGATGATATTCTTGTGGAATCTTCTGCAACAGACATGATGGATGCTCCTGTAAGAACAGATGAAACTGTTACCACAGAACCGCAGGATTTTTCCGCAGAGCCTGAAGAAGTTGAAAGTGCAGAAAAGCCTGAAGTAATTTCAGAAGATATTCCTGAAGCACAGGAAACTGCATATTCATCTGCAGAAGAAACTGTTGAAAAAGAAACTGAACAGCAGCCACAGGAGACAGGTCTGGAGTCGCTTTCAAAGCCGATTGACGTGTTCAAGGAAGACGATGAAGTGCTTGAAAAGGGAATCGGTGAAGAACCTGTAGGCGAAGTATTCTCAAACTGGCAGTCAAAGGACGAAACCCCGGACACCGAAGATATTCCTGAAACAGAAGATGTTGCCGATAAAGAAGAAAATCCTGCACCGGCAGCAGAAGAAAAGAATGATAACTCTTCAGATATTCCGTCAGACATGAAACAGGAAATAAAGTCGGTTCTTTCTTACATGGATCAGCTTCTTGAAAATCTGCCCGAAGAAAAGATTGCAGAGTTTGCACGGTCTGAGCAGTTCGAGACATACAAAAAACTCTTTGCAGAACTTGGACTTTCTTGACGCTGCGGACGGAAGCAAAACATGTTCCGCAAACGGAATACGGCTGCATTCGTTTTACAGTCCCGAAAAAGAGGCTGAACGTTTTGCAGACGGAATTCCGTGTGACTTTAACCCCAAGTATATTCTCATAACAGAACCTGCCCTTTCCTACTGCGCGCCTTTTTTGCGCAGACGGTTTGCACATTCAGTTTTATGCTGCACAAGATTCTGTGCTGACTTTTCACAAACCGACAATCTGTGGGACAAAGTATTTTATTCAGATTCAGCATTGGGAGAAGCACTGTTTTCTTTTATGGGCGATGAAGGAATTGCCTCCTGTCTTTTTGTGTCATGGAAACCTTCTGAAAAAGCTTTTCCAAAACAGTCTGCTCTTGCATGGAACGAAATAAAGGCAGCTGTTCTTAAAAGCCGCAATGTTTTGTGTACAAGAAAACACTTTGCAAAAAGATGGGCAAAAAATGCAGTAAGGCTTTCACTTTTTGCAAAAAATATTTACGGAATAAAAAGCGGAACTTCACCTGTTGTTGTCTGCGCGAGCGGCCCGAGTCTGTTTTCTTCACTGAAAAAAATCCGTGAGTACAGGGATTCTTTTTTTCTTATCGCCGTTTCTTCGGCGCTCTCTCCCCTTGTTAATGCCGGCATTGTTCCCGATTTATGCGTTTCTACCGACGGGGGATTCTGGGCAAAAATGCATCTTACTTTTGCCGAAAAAAAATTCCATGTTCCGCTGGCTGTTCCCGCAGAAGGAGCCTGTCCCGGCGAAGCTGCCGCCAATGAAAAAATAGTTCCGCTTTTTTACGGGGACGGAATTGGTGATGATATTCTTCGTGGTTGCGGAATATGCGGTTTGCGCTCACAAAGAAACGGTACTGTAAGCGGAACTGCCGCCATGCTTGCCCTTTCTATAACAAGCGGAAACGTATTTTTTTGCGGACTGGATCTTGCTCCTTCCAAATCTTTCTGCCATACACAGCCCAACGAACTCGAAAAAACAGATTCCCTTTGTGACGGAAGACTCTGTACACAGGAAACACGGCTTGCACCGGGAGGATTCACTTCGCGCGCGCTGGACATTTACCGTTCATGGTTTTCTGCAGCTGATTTTGGAGGACGCCTTAAAAGACTTTCCAACCACTTTGACTACAAAAATACACTTGGAAAAATACAGGACACAGACTGGGAGTATTTTGCAGAGCGCAAAGGAACAGGAATAAAACCTGAACTTTACAAACAGGACATAAAACCGCTTTATGTTTGCCGCGAAGAAGCTGTAAGGCGGACGATACACGAAAAGATCGGCAATCAGGAATGGATTTCGTGCGCTCTTCCGTCGGAGGCTGTTGTTCTGGAAAGAAGTTCGGGAACTCAGTTTGAAGAAAATGCAAAACAAACAATCCAAAGCGGAATGCAGGATTTTTATGCTTCACTGATAAAATCTGTTCCTGACAGAGGCAGAATATGATTTATTCCGGCATAATAACTTCAAAAAACGGCTCTGAAATTCCCCTTTTTACTGACGGGCTTCCGATGCATTCAAAGTACAATCCGGAGCGTGAAGCTGTTCAGTTTGCAGAAGGTATAACGGCAGGATTTGCGCTTGTTATCGGAATAGGCGGTGCATACCATATAGCAGCCCTTCTTAAAAAAAACACGCGCATTCACATACTGGCAGTTGAGGCAGACAGAGAAAGCCTTTCTTTTTGCAGACAGATTGAGTGCGCCACCAAAACCGAAAAAGACAGCCGGGTTACCTTCACAGATGCTGCAGGAATGCAGAGGGCACTAAGGGAACTTTACAAACCTGCAGTTTACGGAAACCTTTGTGTACTTTTTAACAGGGCATGGGAAAATGAAAACAAGGCGGCGGCTCAGGAAATACGTGAAAATGCAAAGCGCGCCCTTGAAGAAATTTCGGCGGACTATTCTGTTCAGTCACATTTTGGAAAAATCTGGCAGGAAAATATAATACGCAATTCTGCTTTTGTACACAACACAGAACCTTGCGACGCAGACACGTCAAAAACAGCGGCGGTTATTGCAGCGGGACCTTCTTTGGACAATAGTTTTTCAAAACTGCGCGATAACAGAGACAAATATTACATTATTTCTACAGATACTGCATTCAGAGCACTGTGTTCACGCGGAATAAAAAGCGATGCCGTTGTTTCGGTAGATGCGCAGATGGTAACTACAGGCCATTTTATGCCGTCCAGACAGGTGGAAAAGTCAAATTATTTTAAAAACACAAGATTTGTCATGTCACTTTCATCCCCTGATTCAGCAGTACGGCAGATTATGGCAAAAGGCGGAACTGTTGAATTTGTAACTACAGGACACCCGCTTGAAGCCTTGTTTATAGAAGAAAACAAAACTTATATGCCAAAACTCGACTGCGGTGCGGGAACTGTTACCGTAGCAGCATGTGACTTTGCACGTCAGGAAGGCTTTAAAAAAATAGAACTGTTCGGAGCAGATTTTGCGTTCAGTCTGGGGAAACCCTACACGCGCGGAACCTATCTGGACGCAAATCTTACAGGTACGGCAGAAAGGCTTGAATGTGCAGAACAAAAATTTGCTTCCCTTATGTTCAGGACAGAACTTTTGTCTGACAATAAAAAAACAACAACGACCTCACTTAAAAACTATGCACGCTCGCTTTCGGAATGGGCAGAAAAAAATGCCTACTTTTTTATTGAAGAAAATCTGCTGTATTCCGAAAAGCCTGCTGCCGGGCCGCGGAAATTTCTTAAAAAAAATTGCAGCTTTTACGGTGCAAAGGATTTTATAAAAAAAATCCAGAAAGAATTGCAGAAAATCTGTTCCGCCGGGAAGGAAGAATTCAACGGTGACAATAAAAATACCGCTCCTTTTCTGCCGCTGGTTGCCTGGATCAAAAAAAATACGCCTGAAGGAAACAATATGGACGTTTTGGACTGCATGAAACTTGCATACAAGATGTCTCTGCGTTATAATTGTATACTATGAAAGCAAAAAGAAACTATTTTACAGTCACCGTCTGTACGGTATATATCGCTGCGGTTCTGGCCTTTGCAGCTTCACTTATTTTTGAATATTCAGGCGGAACAAAGCGCACGCAGGAAAGATTTACTTCCCTTACAAAAGATTTGAGCCGCAACCTTAAGGAAAACGACATCGGTTCGGCTGAATTTAGCAGGGCAATTCTTGAAAGTCTTGGGAATGTTTCTGACATTGCTGCAATTCAGGTAAGTTCTGATGGTAAACTTTTGTTTTCTTATCCTGTAAGCATTGATGAAAATAAAACGGCTTCTTCACCGCTTATAAAACAGCTTTCAACTTTGGTAAAAGGCGGAGAAAATTCGGCAGTTCTTACGGCAGCCCTCTATACATTAAAACCCTCTTCTATTTATTACAAAGGCCGAGTGGCTTTTCTTGTAATTCTTGCTGCAACACTGGCCGCTGCCCTAAACTTGATTATTGTTTCCAAAAAAGATCCGGACACAGACGGACAGGAAGATACAGATGCAGAAAATGACGGCGCAGAAGATTATTTTTTTGAAGAAGAAATGCCCGATTATGAAGATGTAGCCCGTAAGGGAACAGATGCAGAAGAAGATGCTACTGTTTCTGGAAATGACGCAGAAGAAGAAGCGGCTGTTAGCGAAAGGACGGATGCAGAAGAGTCGGCTGTTACCCGAAATGACGTTGCAGAGGTTGCTGCAGTTGCTGAAGTGACGGCTGCAGAAGATACCGCTATTAGCGAAGTGACGGCCGAAAACAATGCTGTTGCGGAAGAGAATTCTTACGGAACAGAAATTGATTCTGACAAAACACTGGACTTTGAAGACCAGACAGACATTGAAGAAACAATACCTTCTGTACAGGAAAAAGAGCCTGTTTTGGAAAACGGCCAAAATGCCAGCGAAGAAGAAGGTGCTGCTGCCGAAGATGCAAGTTTTGCAGAAGAAATTCATGAAGAGCCTTCCCTTGCAGAAAACAATGTAGCACCGGTCGGACTCTTTGATGAAAAGACTGGTTTCGGCTGGGAACAGTACATGCCTACAAGACTGGACAGTGAACTGATACGCGCTGCTTCAAGCGAACAGGATCTGGCCCTTTTTACAGTTAGAATTCCCGGCATAGACTGGACAACACCTGAAGGAAAAGAAACGGCTTCCATTATAAAAGACTGGGTTAAATTCAATGATTTGGTATTTGACTATGGAAGCGACGGATTTACTGCAATTTTCCAGAACCAGAATACAGATGCAGCACTTGCAGAAGCAGAAAAAACGCATACAGAAATTGTTTCTGTCCTTAAAAGAGCAAACAGCAGCGCAGAGACACCTTTTGTAGGAATTTCTACGCGTTCATTAAGGCTCATATCGGGCAAACGTTTGTTCAATGAATCAGAGCAGGCACTGTTCCATGCAATGGAAGACAAGGACTCTCCTATTGTAGCATTCAGGGTAAATCCCGACAAATACAGAAGTTACCTTGCAGGCGAAGCTTCGAAACTTAAGGAACGAACTCAGGATTCAGGCGAATCTGTAGTAACGCTAGACTGAGAATTTTCGTCGGTCTTTTCTTCAGATTTTGGGGCCGACAGTTCCTGAAGTTTTTTTTCTATTCCGGAAATATCAGCATCATCGGGAAACTTTTCTTTAAGTACGGCCAGTTGTACATTTGCTTCGTCAAACATACCGCGAGCGCACAGTACAGAAATGTAGTTTTTAAGTATAGACACATCGGTTGAATTCTCTGAAACCAGAGTGGAATAAAGCTGTGAAGATGCTTCCAAGTCACCGCGCATGGCCATTATATATGCAAGGGAAATTTTTATATTTGTGTTGGAAGGATCCTTTTTAAGAATTTTTTCAAATCCTGCCTGTGCATTATCCCAGTCTTTTAAAAGTGCATAACAGCGTGCAATCTTGTATTCAGAAGAAGCCCGCATTTTTTTATTTTTTTTTGCAAGATTGTAGTAGTCTATTGCTTTTTTATAATTTTTAAGTTCTTCGTATGAAGACGCAATCGAATAATATTCAACAGAAATATTGGATTCGACAGCATTCTTTTCCCCCGGAACAGGTAAATGTGCCGTACCCGAACAGGAGAAAAAGAGAAAAACTAAACTTAAATAACAGAAAGTGCTTTTTTTCATCCAAGAACAGTCTGCTCTATTTTGCGGAGCTGTGAACGGTAAAGGCCTGCAATTCCGGAACCGTAGTCTGCAATAAGCTGGATAATATTTCTTGGAGTTTCATGATTGTCGCATCCGTTCAGTCTGTCACCAGCATCACCGAGTCCCGGCATAATGTATGCTTTTTCGTTAAGGACAGGATCCATCCAGAGTGTATAGCAGGTACAGTTTTCAAGAGCGCGTGTAACACGAAGACTTCCCTTAAGAGCCGAAATTACGTTAAAGAACTTGATGCTTTTTGGCTTGATTCCCTGGGACTGAAGGTATTTTACAACAGTAACAAGCGAGCCTCCGGTTGCGTTCATCGGATCGGCAAAAATAAGGTCTTTTCCGTCAAGATCTTCAAGGTTAAAGAAAGAATTTTTAAGATTAAGGATATACTGCATGTTGTTTTCCATGCGGCTGTCATCGCGGTTAATCTTAAAAAGAGCAAACGGTGTAACGTATCCTGAAGAAGAATATTCCTGAATCTCTTTTGACATAATCATGCTGGGAAGAAGTGCACCACGGAGCATTACGCACATAACTGTGTTTTCAATTTTGTCGTCAATGTCCGGAATTTTATGGACTGCATAATTCTGAACAGGGCTGGAAACAGGAGTCTTTACAAAGATATGATTTTTTTTGTCATAATGTTCGTCTGTATATGCGAGGCGGAACAGCATTTCGTATGCACGCTGGCTGTAGTAAAGAAACTCTTCATGTTCAGTCTTTACATCACGGAGCTTTGAAATAACACGGCTGGCTTCGGCATGGGCACCCTCTTCTGTTACGAAAGAATAAACCTTGATGTTGGGATGCTTTGCGCATATTTCCTGCATTTTGTGTCCCATAGAGTCAAAACTGGAAACGATTGCATCTTTGTTTACAGGATTAAAATGAGAAAGCGTATCTTTGTACATAAGTTCAAGACTTTTCAAGTCATTCTGGTCATCGGCCGTAAGATAACCGTCCAAATCTTCTGCCTTAAGGATTATTTTTTCATCACTCATAATTTAACCTCATTCTTTGATTATTTTGTCGCCGACAACTTTAAAATGCTTTCCGGTAACTGGATCCCTCATAAACAAATCTTCAATCTGCTTTTGGGTTATCTCTACAT
Proteins encoded in this window:
- a CDS encoding midas domain-containing protein, with amino-acid sequence MSDISEQNKNLADSELDEYGVWVKNQPQTAPEEEIPISDDEEKLDSALPDFSFLDNLDTSEPPVKAEDAPDGEISLDEFITDGFSDGSAEDKPAEEITQAAESEKPQESVPVAEKKEDELPDGEIDLDSFMGSSDSPAGDSSKESHSSGTQDVDLSEFGLDGDIPLDAFMDMPSESAPEKNDTVEDSEPLDIDLSFSDEPAAQTEEDAQEETVFDDFAGTELAGQTKDSPKEEETEDFDALFDSIVDETPEQKESVPVVPEASSDFSDDTQTVDLSEFGLDDDDSNQNPVLGNEKEKVSEGPVDYVMNVDTDDSDGTEKDTQSAAASVETDDEDDNVIIEMDETAKPAGDKKNDEDFGAPDNDFDIDSILNSVQDEGGNTVDLSSAADTSSKTEDAPEDKFALSAEETAVSADDFTLPVEEPAAGADEFALPEPDSDSTEKEPAVSKDELAIPEEPAVVEDNFTLPEEETSVNEDEIVLPKEENSAGEEESEVTEEEPVLDEEDNAFKIDDFAPGEKENALKDEDTASGNESVDIDDFMNGEGFTDGGFGVTGPYDEEGNQIHPIPTDDDEEDVAAEDSDEPQLADASVLAEEYEITADDTAVAKENAESAVEESEETPAEESAESTENTKYSVEENDSETQETVPEETYSVFEKKEDDVTEDKLNTMEPVEDISGAAILKQISAELANLRNEISSLKTEFEDLKKNPPKTEVAEVEQPVGTETAVPEENAEQVAEVSDTVSSDGGFFSESDEDDTIALSGDELNNILTSAQFTAENIEPQNPDLDEPVDFGGKELEEPVFDETETEQEETEENIPDEISVPKADDILVESSATDMMDAPVRTDETVTTEPQDFSAEPEEVESAEKPEVISEDIPEAQETAYSSAEETVEKETEQQPQETGLESLSKPIDVFKEDDEVLEKGIGEEPVGEVFSNWQSKDETPDTEDIPETEDVADKEENPAPAAEEKNDNSSDIPSDMKQEIKSVLSYMDQLLENLPEEKIAEFARSEQFETYKKLFAELGLS
- a CDS encoding 6-hydroxymethylpterin diphosphokinase MptE-like protein — encoded protein: MQNLDFLDAADGSKTCSANGIRLHSFYSPEKEAERFADGIPCDFNPKYILITEPALSYCAPFLRRRFAHSVLCCTRFCADFSQTDNLWDKVFYSDSALGEALFSFMGDEGIASCLFVSWKPSEKAFPKQSALAWNEIKAAVLKSRNVLCTRKHFAKRWAKNAVRLSLFAKNIYGIKSGTSPVVVCASGPSLFSSLKKIREYRDSFFLIAVSSALSPLVNAGIVPDLCVSTDGGFWAKMHLTFAEKKFHVPLAVPAEGACPGEAAANEKIVPLFYGDGIGDDILRGCGICGLRSQRNGTVSGTAAMLALSITSGNVFFCGLDLAPSKSFCHTQPNELEKTDSLCDGRLCTQETRLAPGGFTSRALDIYRSWFSAADFGGRLKRLSNHFDYKNTLGKIQDTDWEYFAERKGTGIKPELYKQDIKPLYVCREEAVRRTIHEKIGNQEWISCALPSEAVVLERSSGTQFEENAKQTIQSGMQDFYASLIKSVPDRGRI
- a CDS encoding 6-hydroxymethylpterin diphosphokinase MptE-like protein, which encodes MIYSGIITSKNGSEIPLFTDGLPMHSKYNPEREAVQFAEGITAGFALVIGIGGAYHIAALLKKNTRIHILAVEADRESLSFCRQIECATKTEKDSRVTFTDAAGMQRALRELYKPAVYGNLCVLFNRAWENENKAAAQEIRENAKRALEEISADYSVQSHFGKIWQENIIRNSAFVHNTEPCDADTSKTAAVIAAGPSLDNSFSKLRDNRDKYYIISTDTAFRALCSRGIKSDAVVSVDAQMVTTGHFMPSRQVEKSNYFKNTRFVMSLSSPDSAVRQIMAKGGTVEFVTTGHPLEALFIEENKTYMPKLDCGAGTVTVAACDFARQEGFKKIELFGADFAFSLGKPYTRGTYLDANLTGTAERLECAEQKFASLMFRTELLSDNKKTTTTSLKNYARSLSEWAEKNAYFFIEENLLYSEKPAAGPRKFLKKNCSFYGAKDFIKKIQKELQKICSAGKEEFNGDNKNTAPFLPLVAWIKKNTPEGNNMDVLDCMKLAYKMSLRYNCIL
- a CDS encoding nucleotidyl cyclase domain-containing protein; the protein is MKAKRNYFTVTVCTVYIAAVLAFAASLIFEYSGGTKRTQERFTSLTKDLSRNLKENDIGSAEFSRAILESLGNVSDIAAIQVSSDGKLLFSYPVSIDENKTASSPLIKQLSTLVKGGENSAVLTAALYTLKPSSIYYKGRVAFLVILAATLAAALNLIIVSKKDPDTDGQEDTDAENDGAEDYFFEEEMPDYEDVARKGTDAEEDATVSGNDAEEEAAVSERTDAEESAVTRNDVAEVAAVAEVTAAEDTAISEVTAENNAVAEENSYGTEIDSDKTLDFEDQTDIEETIPSVQEKEPVLENGQNASEEEGAAAEDASFAEEIHEEPSLAENNVAPVGLFDEKTGFGWEQYMPTRLDSELIRAASSEQDLALFTVRIPGIDWTTPEGKETASIIKDWVKFNDLVFDYGSDGFTAIFQNQNTDAALAEAEKTHTEIVSVLKRANSSAETPFVGISTRSLRLISGKRLFNESEQALFHAMEDKDSPIVAFRVNPDKYRSYLAGEASKLKERTQDSGESVVTLD
- a CDS encoding tetratricopeptide repeat protein, translating into MKKSTFCYLSLVFLFFSCSGTAHLPVPGEKNAVESNISVEYYSIASSYEELKNYKKAIDYYNLAKKNKKMRASSEYKIARCYALLKDWDNAQAGFEKILKKDPSNTNIKISLAYIMAMRGDLEASSQLYSTLVSENSTDVSILKNYISVLCARGMFDEANVQLAVLKEKFPDDADISGIEKKLQELSAPKSEEKTDENSQSSVTTDSPES
- a CDS encoding uracil phosphoribosyltransferase, translating into MSDEKIILKAEDLDGYLTADDQNDLKSLELMYKDTLSHFNPVNKDAIVSSFDSMGHKMQEICAKHPNIKVYSFVTEEGAHAEASRVISKLRDVKTEHEEFLYYSQRAYEMLFRLAYTDEHYDKKNHIFVKTPVSSPVQNYAVHKIPDIDDKIENTVMCVMLRGALLPSMIMSKEIQEYSSSGYVTPFALFKINRDDSRMENNMQYILNLKNSFFNLEDLDGKDLIFADPMNATGGSLVTVVKYLQSQGIKPKSIKFFNVISALKGSLRVTRALENCTCYTLWMDPVLNEKAYIMPGLGDAGDRLNGCDNHETPRNIIQLIADYGSGIAGLYRSQLRKIEQTVLG